A window from Crocosphaera sp. UHCC 0190 encodes these proteins:
- the cax gene encoding calcium/proton exchanger — MLNKNTILSVLLVFIPISLAAEYLEWGATVVFITAGLAIVPLAALMGKATEEIAVVVGPNLGGLLNATFGNATELILALVALKEGLIGVVKATITGSIIGNLLLVVGFSMLLGGLRYKEQSFQSVAARLNSSSMNLAVAAILLPTAVQYTSTGIEEVTLQHLSVAVAIVLILVYALTLLFSMKTHAYLYDVGVAIEEESEEKKEDVNVSKWVFILLLITLGVAFESELLVNSLEEATESLGLTALFTGVIVLPIIGNAAEHATAVTVAMKNKMDLSMSVAVGSSLQIALFVAPVLVISGWFLGQPMDLDFNPFELVAVSVAVLLTNSISSDGRSNWLEGTLLLATYAVIGIAFYFHPVVEGLG, encoded by the coding sequence ATGTTGAATAAAAATACAATTTTGTCAGTCTTATTGGTGTTTATTCCCATTTCTTTGGCGGCTGAATATTTAGAATGGGGGGCAACCGTCGTTTTTATTACGGCCGGTTTAGCTATTGTGCCATTAGCCGCCTTAATGGGCAAGGCAACTGAAGAGATCGCGGTTGTGGTTGGCCCCAATTTAGGGGGGTTATTAAATGCTACCTTTGGCAATGCCACAGAACTTATTTTAGCCTTAGTTGCCCTGAAAGAAGGGTTAATTGGAGTCGTTAAAGCAACGATTACTGGGTCAATTATTGGCAATTTATTGTTAGTAGTTGGCTTTTCTATGTTGTTAGGAGGATTACGCTATAAAGAACAAAGCTTTCAATCAGTAGCTGCCCGTTTAAATTCATCTTCTATGAATTTAGCTGTGGCAGCAATTTTATTACCCACAGCAGTACAATACACTTCGACTGGCATTGAGGAAGTAACCCTACAACATTTATCCGTTGCTGTTGCTATTGTTCTGATTTTAGTCTATGCTTTGACCTTGCTTTTTTCGATGAAAACCCATGCTTATCTTTATGATGTAGGAGTGGCAATTGAAGAGGAGAGCGAGGAAAAAAAAGAAGACGTAAATGTGAGTAAATGGGTTTTTATCCTGTTGCTAATTACCCTAGGAGTTGCTTTTGAATCCGAATTATTAGTCAATTCTCTAGAAGAGGCCACAGAGTCTTTGGGTTTAACCGCATTATTTACAGGGGTGATTGTATTACCGATTATTGGTAATGCAGCAGAACACGCTACAGCCGTCACAGTAGCCATGAAAAATAAGATGGATTTATCTATGTCGGTTGCTGTGGGTTCCAGTTTACAAATAGCCCTATTTGTTGCCCCTGTCTTAGTAATTTCAGGATGGTTTTTAGGCCAACCCATGGATTTAGATTTTAATCCCTTTGAATTAGTGGCAGTATCTGTGGCTGTTTTACTGACTAATTCGATTAGTTCTGATGGTCGTTCTAATTGGTTAGAAGGAACTTTATTACTCGCCACTTATGCCGTGATTGGTATTGCCTTTTATTTCCATCCTGTCGTCGAAGGATTAGGCTAA
- a CDS encoding DUF29 domain-containing protein: protein MTLINPNTSLKVLYETDFNLWLETIANLLKNGQLDQLDIDNLIEEIEGMSRSEKDALESNLRILLMHLLKWQYQQSKRSNSWLYTIREHRKRIQKAFKKSPSLKPYFNDIFAESYQDARELAADETGLDIKIFPHNCPFIKVDVINSDYLPN, encoded by the coding sequence ATGACACTTATTAACCCTAATACAAGCCTAAAAGTTTTATATGAAACAGATTTTAACTTATGGCTTGAAACCATAGCTAATCTCCTGAAAAATGGACAATTAGACCAGTTAGATATTGATAATTTAATTGAAGAAATAGAAGGAATGAGTCGCAGTGAAAAAGATGCCTTAGAAAGTAATTTAAGAATCTTATTAATGCACTTACTAAAATGGCAATATCAACAGTCTAAGCGTTCTAACAGTTGGCTTTATACTATTAGAGAACATCGTAAAAGAATTCAAAAAGCTTTCAAAAAAAGTCCGAGTCTTAAGCCTTATTTTAATGATATATTTGCTGAATCTTACCAAGATGCTAGAGAATTAGCCGCAGATGAAACGGGGTTAGATATCAAGATATTTCCTCATAATTGTCCCTTCATAAAAGTAGATGTTATCAATTCAGATTATTTGCCAAATTAG
- a CDS encoding DUF29 family protein — MTQELTELRNYINEGRYQEALEIIDDLEQMSKKAILAKIQSFLLRLLIHLIKNQVEQRLTNSWAVSIRDSILKIQSLNLKENNKSYYLKEQEWGDYLDETFEDAIFAASLEVFEGKYNPFQLRENVNEEYIKKIACHFLKMTYTYSRKAIRAEINHELSKLPGGENWQ; from the coding sequence ATGACACAAGAATTAACAGAACTCAGGAATTATATTAATGAAGGTCGTTATCAAGAAGCATTAGAAATTATCGATGATTTGGAACAAATGAGTAAAAAAGCAATTCTAGCAAAAATTCAAAGTTTTTTGTTAAGATTGCTCATACATTTAATTAAAAATCAAGTTGAACAACGATTAACCAATTCTTGGGCAGTCTCTATTCGAGATTCTATTTTAAAAATTCAATCCCTTAATCTCAAAGAAAATAACAAATCTTATTATCTCAAAGAGCAGGAATGGGGAGACTATTTAGATGAAACTTTTGAAGATGCTATTTTTGCTGCTAGTTTAGAAGTTTTTGAGGGTAAATATAATCCTTTTCAACTCAGAGAAAACGTTAATGAAGAATATATTAAAAAGATAGCCTGTCACTTTTTAAAGATGACTTATACTTATTCTAGAAAAGCTATTAGAGCAGAAATTAATCATGAATTATCCAAATTACCAGGGGGAGAAAATTGGCAGTAA
- a CDS encoding PEP-CTERM sorting domain-containing protein (PEP-CTERM proteins occur, often in large numbers, in the proteomes of bacteria that also encode an exosortase, a predicted intramembrane cysteine proteinase. The presence of a PEP-CTERM domain at a protein's C-terminus predicts cleavage within the sorting domain, followed by covalent anchoring to some some component of the (usually Gram-negative) cell surface. Many PEP-CTERM proteins exhibit an unusual sequence composition that includes large numbers of potential glycosylation sites. Expression of one such protein has been shown restore the ability of a bacterium to form floc, a type of biofilm.), with protein sequence MNTSKLLQKLAIAGAISAISGVGLAISPAQAGVFSLTPQLPNNSTNPGVRDTESGSPGELIWTTFPGFPTGAGEGSQHGVNGVNGYDNPTITYDPLPGVSSWFKIEFFGKGTSSQNNQLFWNGQELFAGLNCPNPNSFDSPCASTMVQALDNVPFEFRTNLPPMTMVANGDEPTIGGDGNVVGAHYFATLDGTWATTTGTDMVYIGFSDGNGGGGTSDDDAADFVIKITSIKHVPEPGTVLGLLALGGLGLVSKRKKQK encoded by the coding sequence ATGAATACATCTAAGTTATTACAAAAATTGGCGATCGCTGGTGCGATATCAGCGATCTCTGGTGTGGGTTTGGCTATTTCTCCTGCTCAGGCTGGAGTATTTTCATTGACCCCTCAATTGCCAAATAATTCAACTAACCCAGGAGTACGAGATACTGAATCAGGAAGTCCAGGAGAACTCATTTGGACAACCTTTCCAGGTTTTCCTACCGGTGCTGGTGAAGGTTCTCAGCATGGCGTTAATGGCGTTAATGGTTACGATAATCCTACAATAACATACGATCCTTTACCCGGAGTTTCATCGTGGTTCAAGATCGAATTCTTCGGGAAAGGGACTTCCAGCCAGAACAACCAACTCTTCTGGAATGGTCAAGAACTTTTTGCCGGTCTAAATTGCCCCAACCCCAATAGTTTTGATTCTCCTTGTGCATCCACGATGGTACAAGCATTAGACAATGTTCCCTTTGAGTTCAGGACTAATCTGCCTCCTATGACAATGGTTGCTAACGGAGATGAGCCAACTATTGGCGGTGATGGTAATGTTGTAGGAGCGCACTACTTTGCAACCCTCGACGGAACATGGGCGACCACAACTGGTACCGACATGGTTTACATCGGCTTTTCTGACGGGAATGGAGGAGGAGGTACTAGTGACGACGATGCAGCAGATTTCGTCATTAAAATTACCTCAATCAAGCACGTACCGGAACCTGGTACTGTTTTAGGACTTCTTGCTTTAGGTGGACTAGGTTTAGTTTCCAAGCGTAAGAAGCAAAAATAA
- a CDS encoding GuaB3 family IMP dehydrogenase-related protein — translation MDIVIGRGKTARRAYGIDEIALAPGLCTLDPSLADTSWTIGGIERQIPILASAMDGVVDVKMAVLLSELGAIGVLNLEGIQTRYEDPNPILDRIASVGKSEFVGLMQQLYAEPIKPELIKQRIIEIKSQGGIAAVSLTPVGASQYGKIVAEAGADLLFVQATVVSTAHLSPESILPLDLRQFCQEMPMPVVLGNCVTYEVALNLMKAGAAAVLVGIGPGAACTSRGVLGVGVPQPTAVADCAAARDDYQQETGRYVPVVADGGIVTGGDICKCIACGADAVMIGSPIARAAEAPGRGYHWGMATPSPVLPRGTRINVGTTGTIKEILTGPAKLDDGTHNLLGALKASMGTLGAKDMKEMQQVEVVIAPSLLTEGKVYQKAQQLGMGK, via the coding sequence GTGGATATAGTTATTGGTCGTGGTAAAACCGCCCGGCGAGCTTACGGAATCGATGAAATTGCCCTGGCCCCCGGCCTGTGTACCTTAGATCCGAGTTTAGCAGATACAAGTTGGACAATAGGCGGCATTGAACGCCAGATACCTATTCTAGCGAGTGCTATGGATGGGGTGGTTGATGTCAAAATGGCGGTATTATTGTCAGAATTAGGGGCGATCGGCGTTCTTAACCTAGAAGGCATTCAGACTCGCTATGAAGATCCTAATCCGATTTTGGATCGCATTGCTTCTGTGGGAAAATCGGAATTTGTCGGTTTAATGCAGCAACTCTACGCTGAACCCATTAAACCAGAATTAATTAAACAACGTATCATCGAAATTAAATCCCAAGGGGGCATTGCCGCAGTCAGTTTAACCCCAGTAGGAGCTTCCCAATACGGAAAAATTGTGGCTGAAGCAGGGGCTGATTTATTGTTTGTACAAGCGACAGTGGTATCAACGGCCCATTTGTCCCCTGAATCCATTCTTCCCCTTGATTTACGACAATTTTGCCAAGAAATGCCTATGCCAGTGGTTTTGGGCAATTGTGTCACCTATGAAGTGGCCTTAAATTTGATGAAGGCCGGAGCCGCTGCTGTTTTGGTCGGTATTGGGCCGGGTGCTGCTTGTACCTCTCGCGGCGTTTTGGGAGTTGGAGTGCCTCAACCAACTGCCGTCGCTGACTGTGCGGCCGCACGGGATGATTATCAACAAGAAACGGGCCGTTATGTTCCCGTCGTTGCTGATGGAGGTATCGTGACTGGGGGTGATATTTGTAAGTGTATCGCCTGTGGTGCTGATGCGGTGATGATTGGTTCTCCCATTGCTCGCGCTGCTGAAGCCCCTGGACGGGGTTATCATTGGGGTATGGCTACTCCTTCCCCTGTGCTGCCAAGGGGAACCCGTATTAATGTGGGAACTACGGGAACTATCAAGGAAATTCTCACAGGGCCGGCAAAATTAGACGATGGTACTCATAACCTCTTAGGGGCCCTGAAAGCAAGTATGGGAACTTTGGGGGCGAAGGATATGAAGGAAATGCAGCAGGTTGAGGTGGTTATTGCCCCTTCGTTATTGACGGAAGGCAAAGTCTATCAAAAAGCTCAACAGTTAGGCATGGGTAAGTAA
- the gltX gene encoding glutamate--tRNA ligase, with protein sequence MTVRVRIAPSPTGNLHIGTARTAVFNWLFARHYGGTFILRVEDTDQERSRSEYTENIKSGLSWLGLTWDEGPFFQTQRLELYRQAIQALLDKGCAYRCYCTSEELEQMREAQKAKNQAPRYDNRHRHLTEEQRQALEAEGRKPVIRFIIDDHREIVWNDVIRGKVVWKGSDLGGDMVIARIPETDEQTFGQPLYNLAVVVDDIDMKITHVIRGEDHIANTAKQILLYEALGGTVPEFAHTPLILNQEGRKLSKRDGVTSIDDFRKMGFLADALVNYMTLLGWTAPDSTQEIFTLSEAATQFTLDRVNKAGAKFDWDKLDWLNSQYLHKMPANELVELVIPYWQEAGYEVNLESDRPWLEQMAALIGPSLTRLSDAPKESHLLFGETVTYSEEAMAQIEQEGVKDILKAVLDNLEDVAELTEEKAQEIIKTVTKTFKVKKGLIMRSLRAGLMGELHGPDLIQSWLLLNDKGWDKSRLKEALS encoded by the coding sequence GTGACAGTTAGAGTTCGTATTGCCCCCAGTCCTACGGGAAATTTACACATCGGAACCGCGAGAACGGCTGTTTTTAACTGGTTATTTGCTCGCCATTATGGGGGTACTTTTATTTTACGGGTTGAAGATACGGATCAGGAGCGATCGCGTTCAGAATACACGGAAAACATTAAATCGGGCCTCTCTTGGTTAGGATTAACTTGGGATGAAGGGCCTTTCTTTCAAACCCAACGTCTTGAACTTTATCGTCAAGCTATCCAAGCTTTATTAGATAAAGGTTGCGCCTATCGCTGTTATTGTACCTCAGAAGAATTAGAACAGATGCGAGAGGCACAAAAAGCAAAAAACCAAGCTCCTCGCTATGATAACCGTCATCGTCATTTAACAGAAGAACAACGTCAAGCTTTAGAAGCAGAAGGCCGTAAACCTGTGATTCGGTTTATTATTGATGACCATCGGGAAATTGTTTGGAATGATGTCATCCGAGGTAAAGTAGTTTGGAAAGGCAGCGATCTGGGTGGGGATATGGTGATCGCTCGTATTCCTGAAACCGACGAGCAAACTTTTGGCCAACCCCTTTATAATTTAGCGGTGGTGGTGGATGATATTGATATGAAAATCACCCATGTGATTCGTGGGGAGGATCATATTGCTAATACCGCTAAACAAATTTTACTCTATGAAGCATTAGGGGGAACGGTTCCAGAATTCGCCCACACTCCTTTGATTTTGAATCAAGAAGGGCGTAAACTCTCAAAACGGGATGGGGTGACTTCTATTGATGATTTTCGTAAAATGGGCTTTTTAGCCGATGCTTTGGTCAATTATATGACACTTTTGGGATGGACGGCCCCTGATTCTACTCAAGAAATTTTTACTCTCTCAGAAGCTGCGACACAATTTACGTTAGATCGGGTTAATAAAGCAGGTGCTAAATTTGATTGGGATAAATTAGATTGGCTCAATAGTCAATATCTTCATAAAATGCCCGCTAATGAATTAGTAGAATTAGTAATTCCCTATTGGCAAGAAGCAGGATATGAGGTTAATTTAGAAAGTGATCGCCCCTGGTTAGAACAGATGGCTGCCTTAATTGGCCCTAGTTTAACTCGTTTAAGTGATGCTCCCAAAGAAAGTCATTTATTATTTGGTGAAACGGTGACTTATAGTGAAGAAGCCATGGCCCAAATTGAACAAGAAGGGGTAAAAGATATCCTCAAAGCGGTGTTAGACAACTTAGAAGATGTGGCTGAATTAACAGAAGAAAAGGCCCAAGAAATCATCAAAACTGTGACCAAAACCTTTAAGGTCAAAAAAGGGTTAATTATGCGATCGCTGCGGGCAGGTTTAATGGGAGAATTACATGGCCCTGACTTAATTCAATCCTGGCTTTTATTAAATGATAAAGGTTGGGATAAAAGTCGTTTAAAAGAGGCGTTAAGTTAA
- the murA gene encoding UDP-N-acetylglucosamine 1-carboxyvinyltransferase — MTTHLEEQQPVLKIQGQATLKGEVTISGAKNSALVLMAGAILCSEDCRLRNLPSLADIHRMTQILAALGVKLQRNGDILDINAQHIGQDQAPYELVSQLRASFFVIGPLLARLGMTRVPLPGGCAIGARPVDLHVRGLQAMGADVRIEHGVVHACVKGSRQRLQGAKIYLDYPSVGATETIMMAATLAEGETIIENAAQEPEITDLANFCRSMGAKIKGDGSKTIIVSGVEKLHSTDYSVIPDRIEAGTLLIAGAITQSEISLAPVFPEHLASVIAKLRAMGPQVVIDGPDRIRLVPAPLKATDIETLPFPGFPTDMQAQFMALLTLSEGSSIVTETVFENRLRHVAELQRMGADIRVKGNVALVRGVPFLSGAPVMATDLRASAALVLAGLAAKGTTVVQGLQHLDRGYDNLEGKLRKLGANLRRVNVASEQESAEYSRVN, encoded by the coding sequence ATGACAACCCATCTAGAAGAACAGCAACCCGTTTTAAAAATCCAAGGACAAGCCACCTTAAAAGGCGAAGTCACTATTAGCGGTGCCAAAAATTCAGCCCTCGTTTTGATGGCCGGAGCCATTCTTTGCTCTGAGGACTGTCGCCTACGGAATCTGCCTTCCCTGGCTGATATCCACCGCATGACCCAAATTTTAGCTGCTTTAGGAGTTAAGCTCCAAAGAAATGGGGATATTCTAGATATTAACGCTCAACACATTGGACAAGATCAAGCCCCTTATGAGTTAGTTTCTCAACTCCGGGCCAGTTTCTTCGTCATTGGGCCCTTATTAGCCCGTTTAGGCATGACTCGCGTTCCTTTACCTGGTGGTTGTGCCATTGGGGCCAGACCCGTTGATCTCCATGTCCGAGGGTTGCAAGCTATGGGGGCCGATGTCCGCATTGAGCATGGTGTGGTTCATGCTTGTGTTAAAGGCAGTCGTCAACGGTTACAAGGGGCTAAAATTTACTTAGATTATCCTAGTGTGGGCGCAACCGAAACGATCATGATGGCGGCCACCTTAGCAGAAGGGGAAACCATCATTGAAAATGCGGCTCAAGAACCCGAAATTACTGACTTAGCCAACTTTTGCCGTTCCATGGGCGCGAAAATTAAAGGAGACGGCAGCAAGACGATCATCGTTTCTGGGGTAGAAAAGCTCCATAGTACCGATTATTCTGTCATTCCCGATCGCATTGAAGCAGGAACTCTCTTAATTGCCGGGGCGATCACTCAATCAGAAATTAGCCTCGCCCCTGTCTTTCCTGAACATTTAGCCTCTGTCATCGCCAAATTACGCGCTATGGGCCCCCAAGTGGTTATAGACGGGCCAGATCGTATCCGCTTAGTTCCTGCCCCCTTAAAAGCTACAGACATCGAAACCTTACCTTTTCCTGGGTTTCCCACGGATATGCAAGCTCAATTTATGGCACTGTTAACCTTGAGTGAAGGCAGTAGTATCGTCACAGAAACAGTGTTTGAGAACCGTTTGCGTCATGTGGCTGAATTACAGCGCATGGGAGCAGATATACGGGTTAAAGGTAATGTTGCCCTAGTACGGGGGGTTCCCTTCCTCTCAGGTGCGCCTGTGATGGCTACAGATTTACGGGCTTCTGCTGCTTTAGTTTTAGCAGGGTTAGCCGCCAAAGGAACTACTGTGGTGCAAGGTTTGCAACACTTAGATCGGGGTTATGACAATTTAGAAGGCAAGCTCAGAAAATTAGGTGCAAACCTCCGTCGTGTCAACGTTGCTTCTGAACAAGAATCAGCAGAATATTCAAGGGTTAATTAG
- the pds gene encoding 15-cis-phytoene desaturase — translation MRVAIAGAGLAGLSCAKYLVDAGHTPIVLERRDVLGGKIAAWKDEDGDWYETGLHIFFGAYPNMLQLFQELGIEDRLQWKEHSMIFNQPETPGTYSRFDFPDIPAPVNGMVAILGNNDMLTWEEKIKFGLGLLPAIVRGQSYVEEMDRYSWSEWLKKQNIPSRVEKEVFIAMSKALNFINPDEISATILLTALNRFLQEKNGSKMAFLDGSPTERLCEPIVDYITERGGEVRLNAPLKEILLNEDNTVKSFLLRGLNGAPDEVFEADLYLSAMPVDPFKVMLPQPWRQLPEFKQLEGLEGVPVINLHLWFDRKLTDIDHLLFSRSDLLSVYADMSNTCKEYANPDRSMLELVLAPAQDWISQSDEAIIAATMAELEKLFPQHFNGENQAKLLKSHVVKTPRSVYKATPGRQQCRPSQKTSIANFYLAGDYTMQKYLGSMEGAVLSGKLAAQTIAQDYPAQLPISQSEPTKQPSLV, via the coding sequence ATGCGAGTTGCGATCGCCGGAGCAGGTTTAGCGGGCCTTTCTTGTGCCAAATATCTCGTTGATGCGGGCCACACCCCCATTGTACTAGAACGTCGAGATGTATTAGGGGGTAAAATAGCCGCCTGGAAAGATGAAGATGGAGACTGGTACGAAACCGGCCTACACATCTTTTTTGGGGCATATCCTAATATGCTGCAATTATTCCAAGAATTAGGCATTGAAGATCGCCTACAGTGGAAAGAACATTCCATGATCTTCAACCAACCCGAAACCCCTGGAACCTATTCCCGTTTTGATTTTCCTGATATTCCTGCCCCAGTCAACGGAATGGTGGCTATTTTAGGCAATAACGATATGCTTACCTGGGAAGAAAAAATTAAATTCGGCCTAGGGTTACTTCCGGCGATCGTGCGGGGACAAAGTTACGTCGAAGAAATGGATCGTTATTCTTGGTCAGAATGGCTGAAAAAACAGAATATTCCCTCTAGGGTGGAAAAAGAAGTCTTTATCGCCATGTCTAAGGCCCTAAACTTCATTAACCCCGATGAAATTTCCGCCACCATTTTATTAACGGCCCTAAACCGTTTCTTACAAGAGAAGAACGGCTCAAAAATGGCCTTTCTCGATGGTTCTCCCACAGAAAGACTCTGTGAACCCATTGTAGATTACATTACAGAACGGGGAGGAGAAGTCAGATTAAATGCGCCCTTAAAAGAAATTCTACTCAATGAAGACAATACCGTTAAAAGTTTTCTTTTAAGAGGGCTTAATGGCGCACCTGATGAGGTCTTTGAGGCGGATTTATACTTGTCAGCTATGCCCGTTGATCCTTTCAAGGTCATGTTACCTCAACCCTGGCGACAACTGCCAGAATTCAAGCAATTAGAAGGGTTAGAAGGGGTTCCCGTCATTAACCTCCATCTTTGGTTTGATCGCAAACTGACCGATATTGATCATCTATTATTCTCCCGTTCCGATCTACTTAGTGTCTATGCGGACATGAGTAACACCTGTAAAGAATACGCCAACCCTGATCGCTCCATGTTAGAGTTAGTCCTAGCTCCGGCCCAAGATTGGATTAGTCAATCGGATGAAGCGATCATCGCTGCGACTATGGCAGAATTAGAAAAACTCTTTCCTCAACATTTTAATGGGGAAAATCAGGCAAAATTGCTTAAATCCCATGTGGTAAAAACCCCTCGTTCTGTCTATAAAGCGACCCCAGGACGGCAACAATGCCGCCCGTCCCAAAAAACATCAATTGCTAACTTTTATTTAGCTGGAGACTACACCATGCAGAAATATCTAGGGAGCATGGAAGGGGCGGTACTTTCGGGAAAATTAGCGGCGCAAACCATCGCCCAAGACTATCCGGCTCAGCTTCCCATATCTCAGTCAGAACCGACGAAACAACCCTCCTTAGTGTAA
- a CDS encoding ABC transporter permease has product MSHGTSHPSPDQDKKPIPVVVYQPESRVRHPVQLLQEMWHDLLASRELAWQLIQRDIQSQYRQSVLGILWAFIPPLITAIGLTFLKEAKILNLGQTDIPYPVFVAFSMTLWQTFTQTLTNTMSAARSAKSMLMKLNVPPEAFVLSALGQIIFNFFISLIPIVFFFLWFKVPVTWTIILAPVAFIHLLMFATGIGLIMGPFSCLYGDVSKFMGFVIRIWLFVTPVIYPEPKEGIWAILVGINPVTPLLVTTRELATTGIISNPTGFWIASIIAILIALIGWFFYRLAMPFIVERA; this is encoded by the coding sequence ATGAGTCACGGCACCTCCCATCCTTCTCCAGACCAAGACAAAAAACCCATCCCAGTTGTTGTCTATCAACCAGAAAGTCGTGTCAGACATCCTGTGCAATTATTGCAGGAGATGTGGCATGATTTATTGGCCTCCCGTGAGTTGGCTTGGCAGTTGATTCAACGGGATATTCAATCTCAATATCGTCAATCTGTCTTAGGTATTCTCTGGGCTTTTATTCCACCACTTATTACTGCTATTGGTTTAACTTTTCTCAAAGAAGCTAAGATTTTGAATTTGGGACAAACAGATATTCCTTACCCAGTATTTGTTGCTTTTAGTATGACCCTCTGGCAGACTTTTACCCAGACTTTAACGAATACCATGAGTGCGGCCCGTTCTGCCAAAAGTATGTTAATGAAATTAAATGTTCCCCCTGAGGCCTTTGTTCTTTCTGCATTAGGACAAATTATCTTTAACTTTTTTATCTCATTAATCCCTATCGTTTTCTTCTTTCTTTGGTTTAAAGTACCTGTTACTTGGACAATTATTCTAGCACCCGTAGCTTTCATTCATTTACTGATGTTTGCGACAGGTATTGGCTTAATTATGGGGCCTTTTTCTTGCTTATACGGTGATGTGAGTAAATTCATGGGTTTTGTTATTCGGATCTGGTTGTTTGTTACTCCAGTCATCTATCCTGAGCCAAAAGAGGGGATTTGGGCGATTTTAGTGGGAATTAATCCGGTTACGCCTTTATTGGTAACAACAAGAGAATTGGCAACCACAGGAATCATTTCTAATCCGACAGGTTTTTGGATAGCCAGCATTATAGCCATTTTGATAGCCTTGATCGGCTGGTTTTTCTATCGGTTAGCGATGCCATTTATTGTGGAAAGAGCCTAA
- a CDS encoding protochlorophyllide reductase, with the protein MAENRQSTVVITGASSGVGLYGAKAMAKRGWHVVMACRNQPKAHQAAKELEIPMDSYTVMQLDLGSLDSVQQFVKDFRSSGRSLDALVCNAAIYMPLLKEPLRSPEGYELTMTTNHLGHFLLCNLMLEDLKNSSASEKRLVILGTVTHNPDELGGKIPPRPDLGKLEGFVNGFKDPITMIDGKKFEPVKAYKDSKVCNVLTMRELHRRYHESTGIIFTSLYPGCVADTPLFRNHYPLFQKIFPWFQKNITGGYVSQELAGERVADVVTEAEYGQSGSYWSWGNRQKKGREAFVQKVSPQARDEEKAERMWDLSEQLVGLV; encoded by the coding sequence ATGGCAGAAAATCGTCAATCAACCGTCGTCATTACAGGTGCATCATCAGGGGTGGGTTTATACGGGGCTAAAGCCATGGCCAAACGCGGTTGGCACGTGGTTATGGCTTGTCGTAACCAACCTAAAGCACACCAAGCGGCCAAGGAATTAGAAATTCCCATGGATAGTTATACTGTGATGCAGCTTGACTTAGGCAGTTTAGACAGTGTGCAACAGTTTGTCAAGGATTTTAGGTCTAGTGGGCGATCGCTGGATGCTTTGGTGTGTAATGCTGCTATTTATATGCCTTTGTTAAAGGAACCCTTACGGAGTCCCGAAGGTTACGAGTTAACCATGACCACAAACCATCTGGGACACTTTCTCTTATGTAACCTCATGTTAGAGGATCTGAAAAATTCCTCCGCCTCTGAAAAACGGTTAGTAATTTTAGGAACTGTCACCCATAACCCTGATGAGTTAGGGGGTAAAATTCCCCCTCGTCCCGACTTAGGAAAACTGGAAGGGTTTGTGAATGGATTTAAAGACCCAATTACTATGATTGATGGCAAAAAGTTTGAACCTGTTAAAGCTTATAAGGATAGTAAGGTGTGCAATGTTTTGACTATGCGAGAATTACACCGACGCTATCATGAAAGCACAGGTATTATCTTCACCTCTCTCTATCCTGGTTGTGTGGCTGATACTCCTTTATTCCGTAATCATTATCCCTTGTTTCAAAAGATTTTTCCCTGGTTCCAAAAGAATATTACCGGGGGTTATGTCTCTCAAGAATTAGCAGGGGAAAGGGTGGCTGATGTCGTCACAGAAGCGGAATATGGTCAGTCTGGGTCATATTGGAGTTGGGGAAACCGTCAGAAAAAAGGCCGTGAAGCTTTTGTACAAAAGGTTTCACCCCAAGCAAGGGATGAGGAAAAAGCAGAACGGATGTGGGATCTTAGTGAACAATTAGTCGGTTTAGTCTAA